The following proteins are co-located in the Candidatus Aminicenantes bacterium genome:
- a CDS encoding FAD-binding oxidoreductase, with the protein MNPAVDVIVIGGGIIGLASAAHLSRRGQKVLVLEKKYSGSGSTGRCIGGIRQQFSTPGAIRLMQESVRQFRLMKEEFGFPVEYVEGGYLFLAHDPQRLETFKSILPLQKKLGLAVEILDVAGCLKIAPQLNPAGLLGGVFSPEDGQAYPFKVIEGYIQEIRRLGSQVRFFTEVREILRENNAVVGVKTAAGETFHSRIILNAAGPWAQEIGRMAGLELPIAPEEHEAFITDRVPPLFTTMVVDYRADGCYFNQRSNGQVIGCYSPVPNKPGTMTESSLEFLVEMSKRTARLVPGLATARVIRHWGGSYSMTPDGSPFIDKTEITGLYVANGMCGHGFMFAPAIGRYMSEIILDNRYPFDWSEFRLGRDLSSQELMK; encoded by the coding sequence ATGAACCCGGCAGTTGACGTCATCGTCATCGGCGGGGGCATCATCGGCCTGGCCTCCGCCGCTCACCTGAGCCGGCGCGGCCAAAAGGTCCTGGTGTTGGAAAAAAAATACTCCGGTTCCGGTTCCACCGGCCGCTGCATCGGCGGCATCCGGCAGCAATTTTCAACCCCGGGCGCCATTCGCCTGATGCAGGAAAGCGTCCGCCAATTCCGGTTGATGAAGGAGGAATTCGGTTTTCCGGTGGAATATGTCGAAGGCGGTTACCTGTTCCTGGCCCACGACCCGCAGCGCCTGGAAACATTCAAGTCCATCCTGCCGCTGCAGAAAAAACTGGGGTTGGCCGTGGAAATCCTGGACGTTGCCGGCTGCCTGAAAATCGCCCCGCAGCTGAACCCCGCCGGCCTCCTGGGCGGAGTGTTCTCGCCCGAGGACGGCCAGGCCTACCCGTTCAAGGTTATCGAAGGCTATATCCAGGAAATACGCAGGCTCGGTTCGCAAGTGCGTTTTTTCACCGAGGTCCGCGAAATCCTGCGCGAAAACAACGCCGTCGTCGGCGTGAAAACCGCGGCCGGGGAAACATTTCACAGCCGGATCATCCTGAACGCCGCCGGCCCCTGGGCGCAGGAGATCGGCCGCATGGCCGGTTTGGAACTGCCCATCGCCCCGGAAGAACACGAGGCATTCATCACCGACCGCGTCCCGCCGCTGTTTACGACCATGGTCGTCGATTATCGCGCCGACGGCTGTTACTTCAACCAACGCAGCAACGGCCAGGTGATCGGCTGCTACAGCCCGGTCCCGAACAAGCCGGGCACCATGACCGAATCATCGCTGGAATTCCTGGTCGAGATGTCCAAGCGCACCGCGCGCCTGGTGCCCGGGCTGGCCACGGCCAGGGTCATCCGCCACTGGGGCGGATCCTATTCCATGACTCCGGACGGCAGCCCGTTCATCGACAAGACCGAAATAACCGGCCTTTACGTTGCCAACGGCATGTGCGGCCACGGCTTCATGTTCGCCCCGGCCATCGGCCGCTACATGAGCGAAATCATCCTCGACAATCGTTACCCGTTCGATTGGTCCGAATTCCGCCTAGGGCGCGACCTCTCGAGCCAGGAGCTGATGAAGTAA
- a CDS encoding transcriptional regulator — protein MAFFNFFLLALIVYTLLKWIWRGGKAKPQEPQVRRKEQEIEEMKQDPVCGTYVPASLAVTACRDNETVYFCSGACRDKFLQPPPTR, from the coding sequence ATGGCTTTTTTTAATTTTTTCCTGCTGGCCCTCATCGTCTACACCCTGCTCAAATGGATCTGGAGGGGCGGAAAGGCCAAGCCGCAAGAGCCGCAAGTTCGCCGCAAGGAACAGGAGATCGAGGAGATGAAACAGGACCCGGTTTGCGGCACCTATGTCCCGGCCAGCCTGGCCGTCACGGCATGCCGCGACAACGAGACCGTTTATTTCTGCTCCGGCGCCTGCCGCGACAAGTTCCTGCAACCTCCACCAACCCGCTGA
- a CDS encoding acyl-CoA dehydrogenase family protein: protein MDFALNEELLAFKEETHKFAEKEMRPNAREYDEKNEFPVEIMKKAFAAGFLTSGIPAECNGAGFSALINTIVCEELAWGCAGMYTSIMANTLATTPIVLFGSDEQKKKFLTPLTEKMSFACFALTEKEAGSDNSAIQTTAVRQGDHYVINGSKTFITNAGVSQLGVVFASTDKDRGARGLSAFILPMDTPGVTIGKHENKMGHRASNTAEIFFDEVKVPATNLLKREGMGFIIAMKTLDYARPAVGAGGVGVARAAFEEALKYSQTRIQFGRPIASFQHNAFKLAEMATAIDAARLMVYRSAWMLDQGMKASKESAMAKVMATDVAMSVTVDAVQLFGGYGYMKEYPVEKMMRDAKLLQIYEGTNEIQKHVISLELLGSMKNIG, encoded by the coding sequence TCCCCGTCGAGATAATGAAAAAGGCCTTCGCGGCCGGATTTCTCACTTCCGGCATCCCCGCCGAGTGCAACGGCGCCGGATTCTCGGCCCTGATCAACACCATCGTCTGCGAGGAGCTCGCCTGGGGCTGCGCCGGCATGTACACCTCGATCATGGCCAATACCCTGGCCACCACCCCCATCGTCCTCTTCGGCAGCGACGAGCAGAAGAAGAAGTTCCTGACGCCCCTGACCGAGAAGATGTCCTTCGCCTGCTTCGCCCTGACCGAAAAGGAAGCCGGCTCGGACAACTCGGCCATCCAGACCACGGCGGTGCGCCAGGGCGACCACTATGTCATCAACGGCTCCAAGACCTTCATCACCAACGCCGGCGTTTCGCAGCTGGGCGTGGTGTTCGCCTCCACCGACAAGGACCGCGGCGCCCGCGGTTTGTCGGCGTTCATCCTGCCCATGGACACCCCGGGGGTGACCATCGGCAAGCACGAGAACAAGATGGGCCACCGGGCTTCCAACACCGCCGAAATCTTCTTTGACGAGGTCAAGGTCCCGGCAACGAACCTCCTCAAGCGCGAAGGCATGGGCTTCATCATCGCCATGAAGACGCTCGATTATGCCCGGCCGGCCGTCGGCGCCGGGGGCGTCGGCGTGGCCCGCGCCGCCTTCGAAGAGGCGCTCAAATACTCCCAGACGCGCATCCAGTTCGGGCGCCCCATCGCCTCCTTCCAGCACAACGCCTTCAAGCTGGCCGAGATGGCCACCGCCATCGACGCGGCGCGGCTGATGGTCTACCGCTCCGCCTGGATGCTCGACCAGGGGATGAAAGCCTCCAAGGAGTCGGCCATGGCCAAGGTCATGGCCACCGACGTGGCCATGAGCGTCACCGTCGATGCCGTCCAGCTCTTCGGCGGTTATGGCTACATGAAGGAGTACCCGGTCGAAAAAATGATGCGCGACGCCAAGCTGCTGCAGATCTACGAGGGGACCAACGAAATCCAGAAGCACGTCATTTCACTGGAATTGCTCGGTTCGATGAAAAACATCGGCTGA
- a CDS encoding GIY-YIG nuclease family protein has translation MSDLKTQKKLFKQTPRPMGIYQIKNLANDKIYIGRSADLNGKINSERFQLRNNMHMNRELQGDFNALGEEKFAFEVLDRLPPKEEPGLDYGEDLKTLEVMWLEKLRPFGARGYHKQKP, from the coding sequence ATGAGTGATTTGAAAACCCAAAAGAAACTTTTCAAGCAGACGCCGCGGCCAATGGGGATCTACCAGATCAAGAACCTGGCTAACGACAAAATTTACATCGGCCGCAGCGCCGACCTGAACGGCAAGATCAACAGCGAACGGTTCCAGCTCCGGAACAACATGCACATGAACCGGGAGCTGCAAGGCGATTTCAACGCCTTGGGCGAGGAGAAATTCGCCTTCGAGGTTCTGGATCGCCTGCCGCCGAAAGAGGAACCCGGTCTTGACTATGGTGAGGATCTGAAGACGCTCGAGGTCATGTGGCTGGAAAAGTTGCGGCCGTTCGGTGCCAGGGGATATCACAAGCAGAAACCCTGA